The Methanoculleus thermophilus genome contains a region encoding:
- the hxlA gene encoding 3-hexulose-6-phosphate synthase, producing the protein MATPTLQVALDLLELDRAVEIAEEAVRGGADWIEAGTPLIKSEGMQAVRVLRERFPEHEIVADMKIADTGAVEVEMAAKSGADIICILADADDTVIAEAVRSARKYGVRIMADLINVDDPVTRSHELAKLGVDYINAHVGIDQQMIGRSSLALLRRLAGEVSIPIAVAGGLDAETASEAVAAGASIVIVGGNITKAADVTGAAQRIRNAIDRPEIRPREEESQEAVIRRLLEGVSAPNVTDAMHRKGAMADLISICGRVKAVGQAVTVRTLAGDWAKPVEAIDVAGPGDVLVISNEGRTDVAPWGELATHSARNRGIAGIVIDGAVRDVDDIREMKFPVFAKATVPNAGEPKGLGEINTEIVCCGQVVRPGDWIVADESGVVVVPRERAYEVARRAMEVKKTEERIREEIRRGRTLSEVAELLKWEKRR; encoded by the coding sequence ATGGCAACGCCAACTCTCCAGGTGGCGCTCGATCTCCTCGAGCTCGATCGTGCGGTAGAGATCGCAGAAGAAGCGGTTCGTGGCGGTGCGGATTGGATTGAAGCAGGCACACCCCTGATCAAGAGCGAGGGCATGCAGGCCGTGCGAGTGCTCCGGGAACGCTTCCCCGAGCATGAAATTGTGGCTGATATGAAGATCGCCGATACCGGGGCAGTTGAAGTGGAGATGGCGGCGAAGTCCGGTGCCGATATCATCTGCATCCTCGCCGACGCCGATGACACCGTGATCGCCGAAGCGGTCCGTTCGGCCCGCAAGTATGGCGTCCGGATCATGGCGGACCTCATCAATGTCGACGACCCGGTCACCCGGTCCCACGAACTGGCTAAACTCGGTGTCGATTACATCAACGCTCATGTTGGCATCGATCAGCAGATGATCGGCAGGTCGTCACTCGCCCTTCTCCGCCGCCTTGCCGGGGAGGTGAGCATCCCGATCGCCGTCGCCGGGGGGCTCGATGCAGAGACCGCATCCGAAGCGGTCGCTGCCGGGGCATCGATCGTGATCGTAGGCGGGAATATTACCAAGGCCGCCGACGTCACCGGGGCGGCGCAACGCATCCGAAACGCGATCGATCGGCCCGAGATCCGGCCGCGTGAAGAAGAGAGTCAGGAAGCCGTCATCCGTCGCCTCTTAGAGGGGGTTTCCGCACCGAACGTCACCGACGCCATGCACCGGAAAGGAGCCATGGCGGATCTCATCTCGATCTGCGGGAGGGTAAAAGCGGTCGGTCAGGCGGTGACGGTTCGGACTCTTGCTGGAGACTGGGCAAAACCCGTTGAGGCGATAGATGTTGCCGGGCCCGGTGATGTCCTCGTTATCAGCAACGAAGGACGGACGGATGTTGCGCCCTGGGGAGAACTGGCTACTCACTCGGCCCGGAACCGGGGTATCGCGGGCATCGTGATCGACGGGGCGGTCCGGGACGTCGATGATATCCGCGAGATGAAGTTCCCGGTCTTTGCCAAGGCGACCGTCCCGAACGCCGGCGAGCCCAAAGGTCTTGGAGAGATCAACACCGAGATCGTCTGCTGCGGCCAGGTAGTGCGGCCGGGCGACTGGATCGTCGCCGACGAGAGCGGTGTCGTGGTCGTTCCCCGGGAGCGGGCCTACGAGGTCGCTCGCCGGGCGATGGAGGTGAAGAAGACCGAAGAACGGATCCGCGAGGAGATCCGGCGTGGTCGGACGCTCTCGGAGGTGGCGGAACTCCTGAAGTGGGAGAAACGGCGCTGA
- a CDS encoding DUF1538 domain-containing protein yields MLQGIREAIVEVVQAVLPIILIIVVLEIVVLRATPPDLLLFLLGSVMVVLGIALFLSGVKAGLLPIGEAIGSEFSVRGSLALIIAGTFLFGFLTIVAEPNIRVLGEMLDTVTGGGIPSGPLTLVIAVSVGFIVTAGVLRIIFGVPLAYLYAVSYAAVIVLAPFTSPDFLAVAVDAGGITTGLLTIPIILALGTGITSVLAGRSALTDGFGLVGLASLGPILGVMLMGMVYS; encoded by the coding sequence ATGTTGCAGGGCATCAGGGAGGCGATCGTTGAGGTTGTCCAGGCGGTTCTTCCCATCATCCTGATCATCGTCGTCCTTGAGATTGTGGTGCTCCGTGCGACGCCGCCAGATCTCCTTCTGTTTCTGCTAGGGAGCGTCATGGTCGTCCTCGGGATCGCCCTCTTTCTCTCCGGTGTGAAGGCGGGCCTTCTTCCCATAGGTGAGGCGATCGGCTCCGAGTTTTCTGTCCGGGGTTCACTCGCGCTGATCATCGCTGGAACGTTCCTGTTTGGGTTTCTCACGATCGTCGCCGAGCCGAACATCCGTGTCCTTGGGGAGATGCTTGATACCGTCACGGGGGGTGGCATACCGTCCGGACCCCTGACCCTTGTGATCGCAGTCAGTGTTGGCTTCATAGTCACTGCAGGTGTCCTCAGAATCATCTTCGGAGTTCCTCTTGCTTACCTTTATGCCGTCAGTTATGCTGCCGTCATCGTCCTTGCACCATTTACATCTCCAGACTTCCTGGCTGTTGCGGTTGATGCAGGCGGCATAACGACCGGACTTTTGACGATCCCGATCATCCTGGCGCTCGGGACCGGCATCACTTCGGTTCTCGCCGGCCGTTCGGCTCTCACGGACGGTTTTGGGCTGGTCGGGCTTGCTTCCCTTGGTCCGATCCTCGGCGTCATGCTGATGGGGATGGTTTATTCATGA